The DNA region TTTTGGGATGATGAGACAGCCTATTCAGCTATGGTTCCCAAGAATAGATCACTTGGGAAAAAGTTGAATTTTGAGGCTTCTCATAGGCATTAAGATTTTGATCGAGATTGCGCACTTTCACTTTCGCCCGGAAATACTAGGCGAGAATGATGGGTCGAAAAAGCTTTAAATGTAGACTCTTGCACCGCTGCGTAGCCGTAAGATTGTTGGGTCAATATGCTAGAAGCCCGATTTTTGACCGGAGATCTAGAGCGAAGCAATTTTCTGCAGTGGTTTTAGCCTGACGTCTTTGAGCTTTTCTTGGGCTTCAAAAATATCGACCTTCTGCTGCAAGTTAAGCCAGAACTCTGAAGTTGTTCCAAGAACCTTGCTGAGCCGAAGGGCAATGTCTGGAGTTAGGCTAGAGTGGCCATTTACAATTCTATTAATAACCTTGTAGTCAACCTCAATATGTTTAGCGAGGGCAGCCTGAGAAATCTGCATAGGTTCTAAGAACTCTTCGAGAAGAATTTCACCGGGTAATGTAGGTTTTCTAGCCATTGGAAACCTCCTTAATGATAGTCACAGATTTTAATTTCGTATGCACCATTATTAAGCCATTTGAAGGCAACCCGCCATTGATCGTTGATTATAATAGAGTGGTAGCCCTTCAAATCGCCCTTTAATGCTTCTAGCTTATTGCAGGGTGGAACCTTTAAATCAGTAAGCAAAGCAGCAGCATCTATCATATCCAGTTTTCTTGCTGCTACATTATTAACTGCTTGCCAACCTAATTGTCTCAAACACCCTGACATATTCCGCTCTTTGGATACCGATCGATTAGCTCAAGGCTTTTCTCGACATAGAGCTTCTGGCGATCAAGAAAACCGTTTTTCCCGATACTCAAGTCACAAATCCCAGATTATCGCGATGCTTCCATATCAAATCGAAGATCAACTGAAAAGCAGCCATACAGAAGTAGAATAAGGCTATCTGCGAGGGAATTTGCGACATAAAAATGCTGGACACTAAACCCATGAAGCAGATCATCTTTATCTTGCCATTGTCAAATTGACCTGTGGGAAAGAATATCTGATTAACAATGATTAATAGACTCATTGAAATAGGGATGATGAACAGGGGATCTGGGGAACTAAGATCAGTGATCCAAAGCCATTTTCCAGCAAATCCTAAGGAGCTTGCATGACTCAGAGCTAGATAGGATCCGTAATAGACAGGAAGCGATAGCATTTGAAGGAATATCCCCTTGAGAGGTGAAATATCCTCTTGCTCATAATACTTCTGCTGAGCACGAAGCAGGGAGCTAGGATCATCTTTGTACCTATCTCTTAGTTCTTTTATCTTTGGAGCAGCTTGAGCTAGTTTTTTGGCCTCTTCTTTTCCCTTCAAATAGAGTGGAAACAGAGCAAATTTAAATAAAAATGACATCACCAATATAGTTAGTGGGTAGCTTCCCGTCCAAGTTTGGATTTCTAACAACAAAAATTCGATCGGACAAGCGATGACGCTTGCCCAGCCTTCGACTGAACACATAGTGGTACCCTTTCTCTGAATCTCTATGACTCATAGATTAATTCAATGGCTAGCTTGTGCTTACCAAGTACTTGAAGCATGAATTTTTTTAAGAAAAGGGGTTTCTTAGGGTATGGGAAAAAGCTGTGATTGGACGAGTACTTTAGGAATAAAGGGCTTTTGAAAACTACTATTCGCAAATAAATGAAGGAGCTTATCGCTTCTGATAGGATTGGTTTCAATTTGATATGAAAGAAAGTAGTTAGTAAAAATCAACCTAAGCAGAGAAAGGTTTGCCATAAGGTTGATGATTTCTAATAAAGTCATTTCTTTCTTCCACAACTGTTACCCGTTTAACTTAATATTATATACTTACTTGTCAAGCGGAAGAGTATAGAAATACTTAAAGAGGTTTGTTAATTAGCTTCAAGTAGGATGATCAATAAATTGAAAGGTGGTTGAGAGGCAACTTTCCTCTCCCGCCTTTCTTGATGAGTGTTTCTTCAGGTTATGTATTGAATAAGGTTGGGATATACTTTTTTCTCACCCGTCAGACTAGTCACATAGACTGATATCCACTTCATTGTCTGGAGATGGAAAAACACATTCATTATCAACGACAACATGGCCAACTCCCATTGTTTCGTAGGTTCCATTATTTTCGACACAGATAATCTTGGCATCCTCAGGGCTTCGGTATTTCACCACTAATTATTATGAGGAAGCCTGCTTTAGTGTATTCCTGAGTATTCAAGAAATTAAAAACCCGAACCACAAAAAGTGATTCGGGTTCCATTTTTCTTTTTTGCCCGGAAATCTTTGGCCGATTCCCGGATTTGACCAGCTTGGTAGCCGACTAGCAGATGTAACTTAAAGAAATTCTTCGCCTATTGGCAAAGACCTTCTTACATCATTCCCCCATGCCGCCTTTATTCAAAAACCGGCCCTTAAACACTTGGTTTTATTGGGAAATGAATACATCATGCCGCCTTTCTTGGGTGGTGTAGTTTGTCTTTTGTTTTTTTCTATATCTATTTGTATTTATTGGACTAATATGGATCCTGAAACTAGACTGTCGCTGTAGTTTTAATATCGATTTGCATGCTTATGTACGATTTCTTTGCCCGATTTTTGACCGAGCACCTTTCATAATCTCAGATCTGTGCCATTATCCTATATGAGGAAAACAAAGGTTCACAATATCCTCAATCTCATTTAATTCTTTGTCTGTAAGAAGTGCAAATTCACCCTCTCGCCTTTTCTTGCCGAGCTTACCACCATTTTCTTTTATATAGTGAATGAGGCGTTTTGTTCGCTCATTTGGCATTTCAACGATCATCTCAATTCCACTTATAGCTTTATCGTAGCGCTTCAGATATTCGAGCTCTGAAGGTATGGAGTATTTAATAGTATGCTCTACACATTCAAATATGAATTCTACTGCTTCAGTACAGTCAAAATATCTATACAAATCAATTGTTTCATTGAGAATCCGGACATTTCCTTTTTCTGTCGGTTCCCACTCTATACAATCCATTAGAGGAGTCGAGTGATTGGTTAGGACTGAACGATAGTCTTCTATCCGCTCTAATAGGACTGATGAAATTGGAAAGATTACTTCTTTCGGGGTGTAACCACGTTTTGCCAAAATATGATGTAGGATAAAGCGATGTATCCTTCCATTTCCGTCATCATGTGGATGTATATAAACGAATCCGAAAGCAAAAGCCGCGGCTTGTAGCACTGGATTTACATCGGACTCAGCTAGCGTTTCTAATGCATGAAAAAAACCAGTGAGAAGAGTAGGTAAGTCAGTTTGTTTTGCGCCTATAAACTCAGGGATTGGAAAATTATTTTCATCACGTTCACCCAAGAATACTTCATCTTCTCGAATCCCTATTGTTGTAAAGCGACTATCAGTAATAAGTTGTTGATGAAGTCTAATAAGTTCGTCTAAATCAAGTTTATTTCTGCCGGCACTCGCAACTGCTTTAAGCCACCGCTCTATCCTACTTCTGGGGGCTTTCTCTCCTTCAATCGCAAAGCTTGCTTGGGTATCAGCGAGTAAAATGAAACTTGCAGCCCTCATGATCAAAGACCGGCTGACTTGAGAAATAATATCTTTAGCTTTCTCATCGAATTTCTGCTCTATGGCAGAGGATATTTTGTCTGTTCGTTGAATAACAGGGCAAAAATTCCTGTTGCCAAGCAGGTTGTTTCGAATTCGATGTCTTTTGGATACTGGTCCATTTGAGTTTGTAATATACTTCTTTGGATCAAGAAGCGGTTGTACTGTAACAGCTTTCAGGTCTTCCACATCGAGTTTTCTTTGATTAATATATTCAAAAAGGAACCATATCCGCCTCGCATATATACCCGTTGGTTTTTCCGCTAGCATCTCTTCGATGTTTTTTATTGGGATTTTTTTTAGAATTTGGCTTAAGCATAGGAAGTTCATTATTTCGTGTCTAAAGGCAAATTCTAGGTGATCTTGGATTCTGTCACCTGGCCAGTATCGCTTGCTATAGATCTGAAAATTGTCTTCTAACTTTGGCTTACTTGCTTTACTAAATTGGTCTGATACACAGCTTGGATAACCACGTAGTGGCGCTTTGATATCGAAAAAGTGAAGCAGAGCTGCATAGCCCACAAGCCGAATACCTTCAGGTACACGCAAATCATGGAAATACTTTGGTTGGAAGCTTTTAGGTGACATTGGTGGAAAAACCTTCAAATTGGTGGATTTCTATCTAATATACCACCTTTGGTGGAATTTTCATCATGCTGAGGTGGAAAAACTTTCACGTTAGTGGAAAAATCATCAAAATTTACACTTTAGTGGAAAAATAGTTGATTTCTTGAAAATAGTAAGAAAAAAGCCGGTCAAAGACCGGCTTGTGGATAGGCTTATAACCTATGGGAATGATTGATGTAAAAATTACATCATACCGCCCATGCCGCCCATACTTTTGGGAAGCTAAGAGCTTTGGTACTGATTAGTTTCCTTTTGTATTTATAGGTACTTACATTACAATTTTTCATCTGCAAATCTTCTCCGTTTAGCGTGTTTTGGTCTCGTTGGGTATCAAATTCGTCTCACTTTCGTCTCACCAGAGATTTGAGCCAAGTCTTCTTGTTAGCATTGAGTTAACCCTAACAGTTTGAAGTCATTGACATGGAAATCATTCCCAAGAAAAATGGAGAAAATAGCATGATAAAGTATATTGAGAATATCGAATCTATAGACAAGCTAGAATCAACCAACTACAGACCCATAAACGAAGATCAGGTAACAGCACTAGTGGCTTCCATTCGTGAGATTGGCTTGCAGGAACCTATCAAGATTTTCGAACTTGAAGGCACAAAACAACGCTATATCATCTCAGGACACCATAGGGCCGAGGCGATTAGACAATTAAGAGAATCAAACGCAAGGATCGTCTATGCCCTTCCAGCCGAACTAAAGCGAGGGACCAAAGAAGAGCTAGAAAGCCAAACAATCGTAGTTAGCTCTATCGTGGCAAACATGTTTCGTTCTGATATGACGGTCTTGGAGCGTGCAGCAGCTTACAAAAAGCTAGCCGACTCTGGCTTGTCGGTACAAGAGATAGCACGTCAATTAACTGTTGATCGTAAGACAGTGACCAACGGGCTGGCTGTGGCTGCACTTCCCCAGGATGCAAAGGATTGGGTCAAAGCTAACAAGGTGACGGATGCCAGGGTCTATCAAGTTGCCACTGCTTACAAACGTGATCCAAGTATTGACTGCATAGAGAGGTTAAGCAAGGCACCGGCTAAGAAAGCTAAGACCAAGAAGCTGATTACCATTGACCCTGACCTGCTTGCTGAGAAGCTTAGGAAAGCTAAGGTTGGAGAGGCTACGATCAAGAAAGTTGTTAGTGTGATTTAACGGACTACCGATACCGGGGAACGTCCTTGTTCCCCTTCTTATCTCGCTAACAGATAGCTGATCGCTCCTTTATATACTTGGAGCTTTCTATTACCGCAAAGTTTTACACTTAGCCCTTAAGTCGTTTTGAGCCCCCTCTTGTGTTCATGTGTTAAGTGATTGGTCTCAAAGTCTCTAGTTCTGCAGGAAAGACTGCCTACAGTTGCAATTTTCTTACTATCTTTGAGTCAATTATCTCATATAGAGGCCTGATCTTGGTATAATGAGTCATAATAACTTATGCATAGAAGCTTATATAGCTAAAATAACTTTATGATACTGCTAGCGAGAACAAAAGTATGGATAGAAGCAAGTTGAAAGCGATCCTATGTGATCTAGATGGAGTAATTAGAATACACCCGAACATAGCTGGCTCGATTGAGCAAAAATATGGCCTTCCAACAGGCAGTATTTTTTCCACCGCTTTTGAGCCAGGTCTACTCAAACAAGCCATCACTGGCAAAATTTCTGACATCCAGTGGCGACAAGCCATCTTTAAGAACCTATCCAAAAAGTTTCCAAAGCAAGATACTAAATCTGCTCTTGAATCGTGGTATGAGCCATCCAGCTATGTTGACATCGAAGCTCTCAATTATATACTATCGATATCACCAAATGCTCTCCTTGTGTTGGTTACCAATGCAACAAGCAGACTCAAAGAGGATCTTCGTGCTCTTTCCATTATCGATAAGTTCGATATAATTGTTAACTCCTCTCAAATAGGATTTATAAAACCTGATACTGAGATATTCAGTCATAGCCTTGAGCTAGCCAAGTGCAAACCTGAAGACGCTTTGTTTATCGATGATAAAATTGAAAACACTGATGCAGCAGCTAAATTTGGATTGTTTGCCCATCACTATACCTCTCTAGTAAACTTGAAGTCATACATTTCCGTGAATGCTGCTAAGTACCCTACCAGCAGTAATTGAATAGAAGGCCAACGCACCGCCATATTCTCGGTCATGTCCAACCTCATGCAACCAAACCTAGGCTTGATTGATCCGCTATGTGCCAGGGGAGTATGAGACAATTAGGGTGAAAGTTTAAAGAGTCCGGCTTTAGATCTTCAGAAATTGCTCGCACGTGTAGCGTTTACTAGTTTGGCTGTTTCTATGCTCCTAACAAGGGTCGAGGAGTGGTTTGAGAAGCAATGAAGTTTCGGATTCCAAAGTGTACTCGGTGGCAAGTGCTTTTAACTGAGATTGAGGGATAAACTGCATTTCTCGACTCAAGAGGGTGCCCACCAACAAGGGCAAGATTAGAAAGATGAACCGTGATGATATTAGCCTTATTGCAGAAAAGGTCGGATTTTAGAAAGTGTCAACTAGAAATATCATAAATAATATTAGCTAGATATAGTATCAATAATACTTCTTAGCTAAACTAAATACTACCTTAACCGATCTCTAGGTAAAATGGGACCATGGGGAGTAACCTAAAATTTCTAAACCAAAAGTCCTCAAAATTAAGAAGCGCAATATTTGGGAAAATAAGGATCAAGATTACTGGGTTCTTGTCGACTACTACCTCCATTTGCTGCTCCAACTGAAAGATTACTTTTCAGTTTCCAGAGAAAGTATTAGTGAAGATGCGGAAAAAAAACTAAAGAAGTTTCAGGACATCCAATCTGATTTAGAAGAGGCAGTTAAAAAGACAGGTAAGTTTGATGGCCTCGAACTTGAAGACGTTCGGTATCAGCAAGACCTTCCAACCCTAATGGATTTTCTTAACCGTAGTATGATCATTAACCTCTTCAGTTATCTTGATGCATTCATTGGGGACATTTCAAAGCTAGTACTGAAACAAAACCCTAATCTTGGAACAAAGCTGGGGAGAAATTTTACTTATTCCGACCTTGCTAAAGTTAATGATGTTGAGAGTCTAAGAAGGCAAACCTTAGATAACGAGATAGATAGAATCAGAAGAGGCAGTTACAAAGAAATTTTCAAAGAACTAGGATCGATGTTCAACGTAGCATTGGGTGATTTTAAGCGATGGGAAAATTTTATTGAACTTTCTCAAAGAAGAAATCTACTTACCCATAACGATGGAGTTGTTTCTCAGCAATACCTCAACGAAGTGTCTTACGAGTTTACCTCTAAAGTCTGCCTAAATGGAAAAGTTGTAGTAGATGCGGGATACGTTGAAGATAGCATTGATCTAATTTTTGAAATAATCCTGTTAGTGTCCCAATCAATCTTCAGAAAGAACTATGTTAATGATCTCCCGAAAGCCAATGAATTTCTGATTCAAACAATCTTTATGATTCTATCAATGGAAAACTGGCAACTAGCGCAAAAGCTATCAGAATATGGTTGCTTCCTAATAGACAACTTTCCAAATCAGCTAAAATCCCTAGAGAAAAAGATTCTAAAGATCAACGCAGCCCAAGCCTAC from Pseudobacteriovorax antillogorgiicola includes:
- a CDS encoding HigA family addiction module antitoxin is translated as MARKPTLPGEILLEEFLEPMQISQAALAKHIEVDYKVINRIVNGHSSLTPDIALRLSKVLGTTSEFWLNLQQKVDIFEAQEKLKDVRLKPLQKIASL
- a CDS encoding type II toxin-antitoxin system RelE/ParE family toxin encodes the protein MRQLGWQAVNNVAARKLDMIDAAALLTDLKVPPCNKLEALKGDLKGYHSIIINDQWRVAFKWLNNGAYEIKICDYH
- a CDS encoding YidC/Oxa1 family membrane protein insertase, with protein sequence MCSVEGWASVIACPIEFLLLEIQTWTGSYPLTILVMSFLFKFALFPLYLKGKEEAKKLAQAAPKIKELRDRYKDDPSSLLRAQQKYYEQEDISPLKGIFLQMLSLPVYYGSYLALSHASSLGFAGKWLWITDLSSPDPLFIIPISMSLLIIVNQIFFPTGQFDNGKIKMICFMGLVSSIFMSQIPSQIALFYFCMAAFQLIFDLIWKHRDNLGFVT
- a CDS encoding Fic family protein, translated to MKVFPPMSPKSFQPKYFHDLRVPEGIRLVGYAALLHFFDIKAPLRGYPSCVSDQFSKASKPKLEDNFQIYSKRYWPGDRIQDHLEFAFRHEIMNFLCLSQILKKIPIKNIEEMLAEKPTGIYARRIWFLFEYINQRKLDVEDLKAVTVQPLLDPKKYITNSNGPVSKRHRIRNNLLGNRNFCPVIQRTDKISSAIEQKFDEKAKDIISQVSRSLIMRAASFILLADTQASFAIEGEKAPRSRIERWLKAVASAGRNKLDLDELIRLHQQLITDSRFTTIGIREDEVFLGERDENNFPIPEFIGAKQTDLPTLLTGFFHALETLAESDVNPVLQAAAFAFGFVYIHPHDDGNGRIHRFILHHILAKRGYTPKEVIFPISSVLLERIEDYRSVLTNHSTPLMDCIEWEPTEKGNVRILNETIDLYRYFDCTEAVEFIFECVEHTIKYSIPSELEYLKRYDKAISGIEMIVEMPNERTKRLIHYIKENGGKLGKKRREGEFALLTDKELNEIEDIVNLCFPHIG
- a CDS encoding ParB/RepB/Spo0J family partition protein translates to MIKYIENIESIDKLESTNYRPINEDQVTALVASIREIGLQEPIKIFELEGTKQRYIISGHHRAEAIRQLRESNARIVYALPAELKRGTKEELESQTIVVSSIVANMFRSDMTVLERAAAYKKLADSGLSVQEIARQLTVDRKTVTNGLAVAALPQDAKDWVKANKVTDARVYQVATAYKRDPSIDCIERLSKAPAKKAKTKKLITIDPDLLAEKLRKAKVGEATIKKVVSVI
- a CDS encoding HAD-IA family hydrolase: MDRSKLKAILCDLDGVIRIHPNIAGSIEQKYGLPTGSIFSTAFEPGLLKQAITGKISDIQWRQAIFKNLSKKFPKQDTKSALESWYEPSSYVDIEALNYILSISPNALLVLVTNATSRLKEDLRALSIIDKFDIIVNSSQIGFIKPDTEIFSHSLELAKCKPEDALFIDDKIENTDAAAKFGLFAHHYTSLVNLKSYISVNAAKYPTSSN